The following is a genomic window from Campylobacter concisus.
ACGCAGCATTATTCTTTGGATTTTTATTTTTAAGAAATGAAAATTTACTAAACGTGTCTGGCTTTTTAGTTGGGCTTGCTCCCATGCCCATTGGAGCGTTTATTTTTGGCATAATACAAAATAAACATAGTTTAACAAGGAATGCAGATGGCAAGTAGCTTTAGGATTATCCGCTCGATGGGACCGCTATTTTTGGGCATGAGTTTGCTTTTTATCGGAAATGGCCTAGTCATCGCATCTTGTAGTGCACTGCTTAAGCAAAATGGAGTGGGTGAGCTAGAGATTGGATTAATCAATACAGGCTTTTTTGTGGGTGCGTTAATTAGCACTATTACAGCCCACAGAGTCATCTCAACTACTGGCCACATTAGAGCATTTGCCATCTTTTCAGCCATTTTTGCAGTCTCAGCTATGCTTCATGCGGTAAATCAAAATTTAGTATTTTGGGCGATATTGCGTGCATTTTTGGGATATTGCTACTACGCGCTTTTGATGGTTATAGAAAGCTGGCTAAATGCAAAAATTCCAAATAAAATAAGATCTCGCGTGATAGCCTTTTATGAAGGCGTTTTTTACACGAGTTTTGGACTTGGCATTTTGATCTTAGCGCTTGATCTTAATACCTTTGAAATTTTCATCATAAGCGCAGCTTTTATCATGCTCTCAAGCATTCCATTAAATTTGATCCGTATAAATCAGCCTCAAATCCCAGAGCGTCAGCCCATAAACATCCCAAAAATTTTTGGTATCGTCCCGCTCGCTCTTGTTGGCGCGCTCATTGCGGGCTTAGCAATAAATGGCTTTTTTTCGATGGCAAGCCTTTTTGTCTTGCTTCAAGGATACGGCACAAAAGAGGCGTCATTTTTTATGACGGTTGCGATGATCGGTGGCTTTTTAGCTCAAGTTTTTATTGGTAGTTTCTCTGATAGATATGGCAGAAGGCCAGCTATTTTGCTTTGTAGCAGCGTAGCTTTAATAAGCGCGGTTTTGTTTTTGCTAAATGGCAAAAATTTAATGGTTGAATATCTACTTTCATTCTTTTTTGGGGCTGGAATTTTTTGCACCTATGGGCTTTCTCTGGCTAGAGCAAATGACGAGATCACAGACAAGACAAAGAGTGTGCAAGTCGCACGTGCTTTGTTGTTTAGCTACTCTTTGGCTTCGCTTTTCTCACCGCTTCTTATGAGCTATGCGATGAAAATTTTTGGAGCATTTGGCTTTATCTATGTTTATTTGGTGCTTTTTACTGGGCTTATTTTATTTGCACTAACGCAAAAGACAATACCACAGCACATGAGAAAAGAGTATAACGACAGGCTCGTTGCAAGAACGGCTGGCATCGC
Proteins encoded in this region:
- a CDS encoding MFS transporter, with product MASSFRIIRSMGPLFLGMSLLFIGNGLVIASCSALLKQNGVGELEIGLINTGFFVGALISTITAHRVISTTGHIRAFAIFSAIFAVSAMLHAVNQNLVFWAILRAFLGYCYYALLMVIESWLNAKIPNKIRSRVIAFYEGVFYTSFGLGILILALDLNTFEIFIISAAFIMLSSIPLNLIRINQPQIPERQPINIPKIFGIVPLALVGALIAGLAINGFFSMASLFVLLQGYGTKEASFFMTVAMIGGFLAQVFIGSFSDRYGRRPAILLCSSVALISAVLFLLNGKNLMVEYLLSFFFGAGIFCTYGLSLARANDEITDKTKSVQVARALLFSYSLASLFSPLLMSYAMKIFGAFGFIYVYLVLFTGLILFALTQKTIPQHMRKEYNDRLVARTAGIATIEQNGNFADRKNKK